The following coding sequences lie in one Scatophagus argus isolate fScaArg1 chromosome 9, fScaArg1.pri, whole genome shotgun sequence genomic window:
- the LOC124065276 gene encoding uncharacterized protein LOC124065276 isoform X2, with product MQSPNQSNSGPNPVTTATAEKPLDTQTEAQPAQSEPDAQEKENKSAASTEPVTPITHQENGTQAEAPATVAVTQAVENQPAAQPLAVPPDNIEGMELDSASKPSVPTEPVPDINTDQGCDGQKAKKQDKGVHDGRKYVPSKKAMVDPLKVDMSKLLVMPLTSSQLSLQCMECHIIFSDHKSKERHLKLSHPAEYEHCILRNALFACYVCDRHFTNSTDLMAHQKAHTEKKPFKCPICGQAFNRSSELTHHKKIHIGLDGYTCIDCGKPCKTMTLLKYHRRTHTGERPYVCKECGKRFTMSKTLQKHMVSHLPEGAEGDGGDTTTKAQPKKDDGASTKYPCAVCKATFKTTKTRLHHMKTKHKLLPAAGNNSLPPGQQVKQSAPIITPISVCQPALLQVEPNGPLQRVDANIDTEQIRKLIESLGNVQKVNQVVILGQVPPHAPPLEVQQTPQLAEPLNLNLNPPQIDFMGPKQTESKTTELDPSNNPCDSMEQTIILEPITPDGHLENPSFSEMGSHIAAGENIELTLVQTEQIERPEGEMMHQILQQPDISVIQSDTTDQTVCQNEDVLKQNLEQTVILELTPALIPTVELEQSQTMPQNEIPSSSLLPTTELEKTPDQTPDQTVIAEQETVISAPPLLHTVELELTPLQREQQDFTSCPFVPPDTLTQTPCESETNHKDSQIQTLSPDQVHPVTDGAAEQDVLDQEPLLLDSKGSQKQMENLSAAEDLSAKEEVPSQLETKQVPPISELPVNVMSAQELVKVRKRKPARAFIFQGYMQELVRSMDKDDLKIDPQPAKRQRTNKSHLVVKFGPQSKEMKNKKQKKPSQQRQQTQESVMRSKRPTTISDKKVPSQKKGRKGKKDKKVGHLVSIDGLNSPSSTPDPQVQQIKENTRKNKMKKLKKVATEGGTHKSEHKIVASPVLKKKNQAKIMQKDQPKNVKDGKRKKNLPREEEDKSTVSVDILGPHVTQDALLLLKGHKQPQLKVYKLDTSKASSQTQEASHQESQTLSQQSKVNQLKHPATESTNNLRAEVKKKGGRPKKNQKALSLLSALQVSAETLPTKPKTTRKRKTPSKVETEGVISSSHSKRALECKHCGERFSEVSSLQKHKVTVHIIESPGLTYTNGNIFEGVSRMDLYQLPKHDNVVGVMNAATDWDTEPEIGEMALEDRERSVSFPALIPSPSLPIPSSDVEISVCEGKGGSKTGAEDQSHISPEVPSPSDQMKHSATPQTKSCEKGELLKSNRNKREESTQKNPGSEVEVHGVMDEDIKEGLLLEVDLVTVGEQNERGDPNFHEVTVSQNEPNKCCNSEGGNTGQIGNETEKNLTLQTVSCSTHQVEIKEEEEEILVQKKKGGKGAVARNATRGQKRGTGHLKVDMISKSVSVEDTVRVTESEKQQQECQVVYEEHTVPSDSEINDESETAAQHSNLETIPEFEADRATAPSASLPSLPSTSEESPEDQVVFELKSVTTSVEEVMSDRGLQGGEELDRDQSPGIILEKFLTSRQRATADKELCLMTARNNQRQGLDSTSENEVQFLGNQDIKVEENVSEPPLVAATSQNRQSAVVHPQHNRDIRTVLVKEECTLVLNEVQTTQGRRHIRWNVEPASTENTSSPFMESGETTRDCHISPGFNTSQCIFYPVKEEEREVLLGAAQTNSENLTTGTSSDAMQSELEQHQATDSNLDEGSHSAPDYRKMKVRGLLSETGVSDFADGQAETDAEWQQSPDLQDFLLQSSDEEEVGGFELSDPQLDSEAEVMAYFYKSQTNNTQQSDEMSQNLPTSAGQLQTPRERTKEPIDYFTKYFGWDTWVEIASCTNKLSNMPSPVTAREVAQFVGIHIAMGTLKFPSPKLYWEELTKVPLVAEAMPLSRFLKLSRMLKLASPVKDSVNSNILEGSPNSDFQNIEQGQNPSSSQREFSQHSDGQRQGNMANDLNTSKTQTDPLWKAQPLLCRFKAGCQSLRRDGDYGVDQYPLPLTGKIHNKKMSLQCTTLIGFGGFLLNLDLKLGVSGKEDVVENMVPKGSMVFLCKQELSTPAMLERLLASGVHGAGRVGGARGQIGDEFVSSDGKLMLRRSHCGFILSTAGNSQRNMASLIDNFEKAQMSAHLNRDLLNLYSIPLTALAPTCWPQAVLWYLTDLALVNSWLLYRQEHRAATAPLTLMAFRLEVSKTLILSSGSDTHDSVPPQPPTEKAHQTNKTPNPSMVEESPLPDAATRYDGLGHWPEQLGEGEGGRCRFRDCQRTSRVLCLKCCVFLCISRNHNCFLNFHSQGNLEKQ from the exons ATGCAGAGTCCGAACCAGTCAAACAGTGGGCCAAACCCTGTGACCACAGCAACCGCAGAGAAACCACTGGACACCCAGACTGAAGCTCAGCCAGCACAAAGTGAACCAGATGCACAAGAAAAGGAGAATAAATCAGCTGCTTCGACTGAGCCTGTAACACCAATCACACACCAGGAAAATGGGACACAGGCAGAAGCACCTGCAACTGTGGCAGTCACACAAGCAGTGGAGAATCAGCCTGCTGCTCAGCCACTGGCTGTGCCTCCAGATAACATTGAAGGGATGGAGCTGGACTCTGCTTCAAAGCCAAGTGTCCCCACTGAGCCTGTGCCAGATATAAATACAGATCAAGGGTGTGATGGGCAAAAGGCAAAGAAACAGGATAAAGGTGTGCATGATGGTAGGAAATATGTTCCCTCCAAGAAGGCAATGGTGGATCCTCTGAAGGTGGACATGTCCAAACTACTGGTTATGCCTCTCACAT CATCTCAGCTGTCCCTGCAATGCATGGAGTGCCACATAATCTTCAGTGATCATAAGAGCAAAGAGCGTCATCTGAAGCTGAGCCACCCAGCAGAATATGAACATTGCATACTGAGAAATGCCCTTTTCGCCTGTTATGTTTGTGACCGCCACTTCACAAACTCCACAGACCTAATGGCCCATCAGAAAGcccacacagagaagaaaccCTTCAAGTGTCCAATCTGTGGCCAGGCCTTCAACAGATCATCAGAGCTCACGCATCATAAAAAAATTCATATTGGCTTGGATGGTTACACCTGCATTGATTGTGGTAAACCTTGCAAAACTATGACATTGCTCAAGTATCACCGCCGCACGCACACTGGAGAGAGGCCGTATGTTTGTAAGGAGTGTGGAAAGAGGTTCACCATGTCCAAAACTCTGCAGAAACATATGGTGTCACACTTGCCAGAGGGAGCTGAAGGAGACGGTGGAGATACCACAACTAAAGCACAACCGAAGAAGGATGATG GTGCTTCTACAAAGTATCCTTGTGCTGTGTGCAAGGCCACTTTCAAGACTACAAAGACACGACTacatcacatgaaaacaaagcacaaactgTTGCCTGCTGCAGGCAATAATTCCCTCCCACCTGGACAACAAGTGAAACAAAGTGCACCCATTATTACTCCAATATCTGTTTGTCAACCCGCACTACTACAAGTGGAGCCCAATGGACCTCTGCAAAGAGTTGATGCTAATATTGACACTGAGCAGATTCGCAAACTTATCGAATCTTTAGGAAATGTACAGAAAGTGAACCAAGTTGTCATACTGGGGCAGGTGCCACCTCATGCTCCACCACTGGAAGTACAACAGACACCACAGCTGGCAGAACCATTGAATTTGAATCTCAATCCTCCACAGATAGATTTTATGGGACCGAAGCAGACGGAATCTAAAACAACTGAATTGGACCCTTCAAATAATCCATGTGATTCAATGGAACAAACAATTATACTGGAACCTATAACACCAGATGGTCACTTGGAAAACCCTTCCTTCTCAGAAATGGGTTCCCACATAGCAGCAGGTGAAAATATAGAACTAACACTTGTTCAGACTGAACAAATAGAAAGGCCTGAGGGAGAGATGATGCATCAGATCCTTCAACAGCCCGATATTAGTGTAATTCAGTCTGATACCACTGATCAAACGGTTTGTCAGAATGAAGATGTTCTGAAACAAAACCTGGAACAAACAGTCATATTAGAACTTACCCCTGCCTTGATACCAACTGTGGAACTGGAACAATCCCAAACAATGCCACAAAATGAAATCCCATCCTCCTCTCTACTACCAACCACTGAACTGGAGAAGACTCCTGATCAGACTCCAGATCAGACTGTAATAGCCGAGCAGGAAACTGTAATCTCAGCCCCACCACTTTTGCATACAGTTGAGTTGGAGCTCACACCTTTACAAAGAGAACAACAGGACTTTACTTCTTGCCCTTTTGTTCCACCagacacacttacacaaacCCCATGTGAATCTGAAACGAATCACAAAGATTCACAGATACAAACACTAAGCCCAGATCAGGTTCACCCTGTCACTGATGGAGCTGCTGAACAAGATGTACTTGATCAAGAACCATTGCTGCTAGATAGTAAAGGCAGTCAGAAGCAGATGGAGAAcctgtctgcagcagaggaCCTCTCCGCTAAAGAAGAGGTGCCCTCACAATTAGAAACAAAGCAGGTCCCGCCGATCTCAGAGTTACCCGTAAATGTAATGTCGGCTCAAGAACTGGTGAAAGTGCGGAAAAGAAAGCCAGCCAgggcatttatttttcaaggaTATATGCAAGAACTGGTCAGATCCATGGACAAGGATGATTTAAAAATTGATCCCCAACCTGCAAAACGTCAGCGAACAAACAAGTCTCATCTTGTTGTTAAATTTGGTCCACAAAgcaaagagatgaaaaacaaaaaacaaaagaagccaTCACAGCAACGTCAGCAAACACAGGAATCTGTGATGCGAAGCAAAAGACCAACAACAATCTCAGACAAAAAAGTACCATCACAGAAGAaggggagaaagggaaaaaaggacaagaaaGTGGGACATTTGGTATCTATAGATGGACTAAATTCACCTTCATCAACCCCGGACCCACAGGTGCAACAAATCAAAGAGAatacaaggaaaaacaaaatgaagaagcTGAAAAAAGTGGCCACAGAGGGTGGTACACATAAAAGTGAGCACAAAATTGTAGCCTCACCtgtattaaaaaagaaaaatcaagcaaaaataatgcaaaaagaTCAGCCCAAGAATGTAAAAGATGGGAAGCGAAAGAAAAACCTgccaagagaggaagaagacaaaagcaCAGTTTCAGTAGACATACTTGGCCCACACGTAACACAAGATGCTCTACTTCTTCTGAAAGGTCATAAACAACCCCAGTTGAAAGTTTACAAGTTAGACACTTCAAAGGCATCGAGCCAGACACAGGAGGCTTCACATCAGGAGTCCCAGACATTGTCCCAACAGAGCAAAGTCAACCAACTCAAACATCCAGCAACTGAGTCTACAAATAATCTCAGAGCAGAAGTTaagaaaaagggaggaagaCCCAAAAAGAACCAGAAAGCTCTTTCATTGTTGTCCGCGCTACAGGTTTCTGCTGAGACGTTGCCCACCAAGCCAAAGACCACCAGAAAACGTAAAACCCCCTCAAAAGTGGAGACTGAAGGAGTGATATCTTCATCTCATTCCAAGCGTGCCTTAGAGTGTAAACACTGTGGGGAGCGATTTAGTGAGGTTTCGTCCCTTCAGAAACACAAGGTGACGGTGCATATTATAGAGAGTCCTGGTCTCACTTACACTAATGGGAACATCTTTGAAGGCGTCTCCAGGATGGATCTTTACCAGCTTCCAAAACATGATAATGTTGTTGGGGTGATGAATGCTGCTACGGACTGGGATACTGAGCCTGAGATAGGAGAGATGGCATTAGAGGACAGAGAGCGAAGTGTCTCTTTTCCAGCTTTGATTCCATCCCCATCTTTACCTATTCCTTCTTCAGATGTTGAAATTAGCGTCTGTGAAGGTAAGGGTGGAAGCAAAACTGGAGCGGAAGATCAATCTCATATCTCTCCAGAAGTACCCTCACCATCTGatcaaatgaaacacagtgcGACCCCTCAGACAAAGAGCTGTGAGAAAGGAGAACTATTGAAATCAAATAGGAACAAGCGAGAGGAAAGTACGCAGAAGAATCCTGGCTCAGAAGTTGAAGTCCATGGTGTCATGGATGAAGATATTAAGGAGGGTTTACTTCTCGAGGTAGATTTAGTCACTGTTGGGGAGCAGAATGAAAGAGGTGATCCAAATTTTCATGAAGTCACTGTTTCTCAAAATGAACCAAATAAATGCTGCAATTCTGAGGGTGGAAATACTGGACAAATTggtaatgaaacagaaaaaaatctcactttGCAAACCGTGTCATGCTCCACTCATCAAGTGGAGatcaaagaagaagaggaagaaatctTAGTCCAGAAGAAAAAAGGGGGCAAAGGAGCTGTTGCAAGGAATGCTACAAGGGgacagaaaagaggaacagGACATCTCAAAGTGGACATGATATCAAAGAGTGTTTCAGTTGAAGATACTGTCAGAGTAACAGAAtcagagaaacaacagcaagAATGTCAAGTAGTTTATGAAGAACATACTGTCCCCTCGGATTCAGAAATTAATGATGAAAGTGAGACTGCCGCACAGCATTCAAATCTAGAGACCATTCCTGAATTTGAGGCTGACAGAGCTACTGCTCCTTCCGCATCTTTGCCTTCTTTGCCCTCTACATCAGAGGAATCTCCTGAAGACCAAGTTGTGTTTGAGCTGAAGTCAGTTACCACTAGTGTTGAGGAGGTAATGAGTGACAGAGGACTGCAGGGCGGAGAGGAACTTGACAGGGACCAGTCTCCTGGCATTATACTTGAGAAGTTCCTCACCTCAAGACAAAGAGCAACTGCTGACAAGGAGCTCTGTCTGATGACAGCAAGGAACAATCAAAGACAG GGTTTGGACAGCACTTCCGAGAATGAAGTACAATTCCTTGGAAACCAGGATATCAAAGTTGAAGAGAATGTCTCAGAACCACCACTGGTAGCAGCCACCTCTCAAAATAGACAGAGTGCAGTTGTACATCCACAGCACAATCGTGATATAAGGACTGTTTTGGTGAAGGAGGAGTGCACCCTCGTGTTGAATGAGGTCCAGACCACGCAGGGCAGAAGACACATCCGATGGAATGTGGAGCCAGCCAGCACTGAAAACACCTCCAGTCCAT tcatGGAGAGTGGGGAGACAACAAGGGATTGTCACATCAGCCCTGGATTCAACACTAGCCAGTGTATCTTCTACccagtgaaagaggaggagagggaggtcCTACTGGGAGCCGCTCAGACCAACAGTGAGAATTTAACCACGGGGACATCCAGTGATGCCATGCAGAGTGAGCTTGAGCAACATCAAGCAACAGATAGTAATTTAG ATGAAGGGAGCCACTCTGCACCAGACTACCGCAAAATGAAAGTGAGGGGATTATTATCAGAAACTGGGGTCAGTGACTTTGCAGATGGACAAG CTGAGACAGATGCTGAGTGGCAGCAATCACCAGACCTCCAGGACTTCCTCCTCCAGAGTTCAGATGAGGAGGAAGTCGGGGGTTTTGAATTGTCTGATCCTCAGCTTGACTCTGAAGCAGAAGTAATGGCCTATTTCTACAAgagccaaacaaacaacactcaGCAATCAGATGAAATGTCTCAAAA TTTGCCAACTTCAGCGGGCCAGCTCCAAACACCtagagagagaacaaaagagcCCATTGATTACTTCACCAAGTATTTTGGTTGGGATACTTGGGTGGAAATTGCCAGTTGCACAAATAAATTGTCCAACATGCCCAGTCCTGTCACAGCCAGAGAGGTTGCACAGTTTGTTGGGATCCACATTGCAATGGGAACTTTGAAG TTTCCTAGTCCAAAGCTCTACTGGGAGGAATTAACCAAGGTGCCCTTGGTTGCAGAAGCGATGCCACTTTCCCGTTTCCTCAAGCTGTCTCGCATGTTGAAGCTTGCTTCTCCAGTGAAGGATTCAGTCAACAGTAACATTTTGGAAGGAAGCCCTAATAGTGACTTTCAAAATATCGAGCAAGGTCAAAATCCCTCAAGCAGTCAAAGGGAATTTTCTCAGCATAGTGACGGGCAGAGGCAAGGGAACATGGCAAATGACCTGAACACTTCTAAAACACAGACTGATCCCCTGTGGAAGGCTCAACCATTATTGTGCCGTTTTAAAGCAGGGTGCCAGTCACTGAGACGAGATGGTGATTATGGAGTCGACCAATACCCACTTCCTTTGACTGGAAAGATACACAATAAGAAGATGTCTCTCCAATGTACTACATTAATTGGATTTGGtggttttcttttaaacttGGATCTTAAATTAGGTGTGTCTGGCAAAGAAGATGTTGTAGAGAACATGGTCCCCAAAGGTAGTATGGTGTTTCTTTGCAAACAGGAACTGTCCACCCCCGCTATGCTAGAGCGTCTATTAGCCTCTGGAGTTCATGGTGCAGGCAGGGTGGGAGGAGCCCGAGGACAGATTGGAGATGAGTTTGTAAGTTCAGATGGGAAGCTGATGTTACGCAGATCACACTGTGGCTTCATACTTTCTACTGCTGGAAACAGCCAGAGGAACATGGCTTCACTCATTGACAACTTTGAGAAGGCCCAGATGTCAGCTCATCTCAACAGAGATTTGCTAAATCTGTACTCTATCCCTCTCACTGCCTTGGCCCCAACCTGCTGGCCTCAAGCAGTGCTCTGGTACCTAACAGATTTGGCTTTGGTCAACTCTTGGCTCCTATACAGACAGGAACACAGGGCTGCAACTGCACCTTTGACTCTAATGGCCTTTAGATTGGAGGTGTCCAAGACTTTAATCCTCTCCAGTGGCTCTGATACACATGATTCAGTGCCCCCTCAGCCCCCCACAGAGAAGGctcatcaaacaaacaaaacacccaATCCCAGCATGGTGGAGGAAAGTCCTCTGCCAGATGCAGCCACACGGTACGATGGTCTAGGCCACTGGCCTGAGCAGcttggagagggagagggaggcaggtGTCGCTTTAGGGACTGTCAGAGAACATCTCGAGTGCTGTGCCTTAAGTGCTGTGTCTTTCTTTGTATCTCTCGCAACCACAATTGCTTTTTGAATTTCCATAGTCAAGGGAATTTGGAAAAACAGTAG